In Populus alba chromosome 1, ASM523922v2, whole genome shotgun sequence, a single window of DNA contains:
- the LOC118028039 gene encoding E3 ubiquitin-protein ligase RDUF1: MASTTATSYWCYRCARFVTVSPRNEDEEQNHASYITCPHCDGGFVEEIQSNYDNRRNRSRVSNFIRNRRSDGDRSPYNPVIVLRGTSPAAADDNDEGSAYEFYYDDGTGSGLRPVPETMSEFLMVSGFDRLLDQLSQIEINSLGRSAPNPPASKAVVESMPRVEINETHVVSETYCAVCKEAFEIGDEAREMPCKHIYHSDCILPWLAMRNSCPVCRHELPVDNSEEEEAEGEVVGLTIWRLPGGGFAVGRFSGGRRGGEREFPGVFTEMDGGGNGGLSGNRRPRDWDSWVTRSRGREGSSGSGGFRRVFRGLGSFLRRIRPNSSSRMHDVSGTESIERSYSSHVTRRRRGLDLEVEEGADRW, translated from the coding sequence ATGGCTTCAACGACGGCCACGTCGTATTGGTGTTACAGATGTGCACGCTTCGTCACCGTTTCACCTCGCAACGAAGACGAAGAACAAAACCACGCCAGCTACATCACGTGTCCTCACTGCGACGGTGGGTTTGTGGAAGAGATCCAATCCAACTACGACAACCGTCGAAACCGTAGTCGGGTTTCCAACTTCATCCGAAACCGCCGCAGCGATGGCGACCGGTCTCCGTACAACCCCGTGATCGTCCTCCGCGGAACAAGCCCCGCCGCCGCCGATGACAACGATGAAGGAAGCGCCTACGAGTTCTACTACGACGATGGAACTGGGTCGGGTCTCCGACCCGTACCTGAGACCATGTCGGAGTTTTTAATGGTTTCTGGTTTTGATCGCTTACTGGACCAATTATCACAGATTGAGATAAACAGCTTAGGCCGGTCGGCCCCTAACCCGCCGGCGTCGAAAGCCGTGGTTGAATCAATGCCTCGCGTAGAAATAAACGAAACGCACGTGGTTTCGGAGACGTACTGTGCAGTGTGTAAAGAGGCATTTGAGATTGGAGACGAAGCTCGCGAGATGCCTTGCAAGCATATTTACCACTCTGATTGCATCTTGCCCTGGCTTGCGATGCGAAATTCTTGTCCGGTTTGTAGGCACGAGTTGCCTGTGGATAATTCTGAAGAGGAGGAGGCGGAAGGGGAGGTTGTGGGGTTGACTATATGGAGGTTGCCTGGAGGCGGGTTTGCTGTTGGGAGGTTTAGTGGGGGGAGGAGAGGTGGAGAGAGGGAGTTTCCGGGTGTTTTTACGGAGATGGATGGCGGTGGGAATGGTGGGCTTAGTGGGAACAGGAGGCCTCGAGATTGGGATTCTTGGGTAACTAGGAGTAGAGGAAGGGAGGGTAGTAGTGGCAGTGGGGGTTTTAGGAGAGTTTTTCGTGGTTTGGGTTCGTTTTTGAGGAGGATTAGGCCTAATTCGTCTTCAAGAATGCATGATGTATCTGGAACTGAATCAATTGAGAGAAGTTATTCGAGTCATGTAACAAGGAGGAGAAGAGGATTGGATTTGGAAGTTGAGGAGGGGGCTGATAGGTGGTGA